The proteins below are encoded in one region of Thermoanaerobaculia bacterium:
- a CDS encoding oligopeptide/dipeptide ABC transporter ATP-binding protein yields LIADEPTSSLDPPLASQVLELVDRLRRDRGLALLLITHDLRRAAACDGVSVLYAGRIVEEAAGADFARGPRHPYAAALAASGGSGSAGRLPVIPGRAPSLAERAEPRCAFAPRCADVFPRCEREKPDLYAAGASRARCFLYAPEAA; encoded by the coding sequence TGCTGATCGCCGACGAACCGACCTCGTCGCTCGACCCTCCGCTCGCCTCGCAGGTCCTCGAGCTCGTCGATCGCCTTCGGCGCGATCGGGGACTCGCTCTCCTCCTGATCACCCACGATCTGCGGCGCGCCGCCGCCTGCGACGGCGTGTCCGTGCTGTACGCGGGACGCATCGTGGAGGAGGCGGCCGGAGCGGACTTCGCTCGCGGTCCCCGCCATCCGTACGCCGCGGCCCTCGCGGCGTCGGGCGGAAGCGGCTCCGCCGGCCGCCTTCCGGTGATCCCCGGGCGCGCGCCTTCGCTCGCCGAGCGCGCCGAGCCGCGGTGCGCATTCGCGCCGCGGTGCGCGGACGTGTTTCCGCGGTGCGAACGGGAGAAGCCGGATCTCTACGCCGCGGGCGCCTCGCGGGCGCGCTGCTTCCTCTACGCTCCCGAAGCCGCATGA
- a CDS encoding TolC family protein: MKTFTALTITACAAAFAGTLAAQTHLAPPPPAAPPPPAAPEHPAVSVTVSARAGKTPPEPIPAAAEEGVRLSLRDAIALALANNVDLRVAIAGNEAGFYGVLQQKGIFDPLAFATVSFDDLQQPQATVLGGGVSTDTKTTVGDIGISQLVPTGGTFTLGFDNTKIDTNNTFYLINPSYDASLFLALKHPLLRNFGRNVTERFIRIAKNNRAMNDQTYLQVLQTGITTVEQAYWDLVYARQNLEVKKESRDLAQELYRITKIKIDVGSQAPIDIVQTEAGVAQRELDIITATQAVGDAEDRMKRLLNFGGANRWDDHIIPTDEVRVEATPIDTAAGVEAAIHNRPEIRSAIYSTANARINYDFARNQLLPQLDFNAQYGYAGLGGPFHVLDANNNPTGVVIPGDYGDALSQISHTDFRHWTVGVNLSVPILNRTAKGAAGVARWSLEGSLASLEQLRQNVTVEVRNDARAIETARESIAAAGKSRELAERNVDAAKKKYDNGLVTAFEVLSVQNDLATARSAELQALTQYRDAMVAYHKAIGDLLAWKDVQVEGLDSVPTPDPESLRPGR, encoded by the coding sequence ATGAAAACCTTCACGGCCCTGACGATCACGGCATGCGCGGCGGCCTTCGCCGGGACCCTGGCGGCGCAGACCCACCTCGCGCCGCCTCCTCCCGCGGCGCCTCCGCCGCCGGCCGCCCCCGAGCACCCCGCGGTTTCCGTGACCGTCTCCGCGCGTGCGGGCAAGACTCCCCCGGAGCCGATTCCCGCGGCGGCCGAGGAAGGCGTGCGGCTGTCGCTGCGCGACGCGATCGCGCTCGCGCTCGCCAACAACGTGGATCTCCGGGTCGCGATCGCCGGAAACGAGGCGGGTTTCTACGGGGTCCTCCAGCAGAAAGGCATCTTCGATCCGCTCGCGTTCGCGACGGTCTCGTTCGACGACCTGCAGCAGCCGCAGGCGACGGTCCTCGGCGGCGGCGTATCAACCGACACGAAGACGACCGTCGGCGACATCGGGATTTCCCAGCTCGTGCCGACGGGCGGAACGTTCACGCTCGGCTTCGACAACACGAAGATCGACACGAACAACACGTTCTACCTGATCAATCCGTCCTACGACGCCTCCCTCTTCCTCGCCCTCAAGCATCCGTTGCTGCGGAATTTCGGGCGCAACGTGACGGAGCGGTTCATCCGCATCGCGAAGAACAACCGGGCGATGAACGACCAGACCTATCTCCAGGTCCTGCAGACGGGGATCACGACCGTCGAGCAGGCCTACTGGGACCTCGTCTACGCCCGCCAGAACCTGGAGGTGAAGAAGGAGTCCCGGGATCTCGCCCAGGAGCTCTACCGGATCACGAAGATCAAGATCGACGTCGGCTCCCAGGCGCCGATCGACATCGTCCAGACGGAAGCCGGCGTGGCGCAGCGGGAGCTCGACATCATCACCGCCACCCAGGCGGTCGGCGACGCCGAAGACCGGATGAAGCGGCTCCTCAACTTCGGCGGCGCGAACCGATGGGACGACCACATCATCCCGACCGACGAAGTGCGCGTCGAGGCGACCCCGATCGACACCGCCGCCGGCGTCGAGGCGGCGATCCACAACCGCCCGGAGATCCGCAGCGCGATCTACAGCACGGCCAACGCGCGGATCAACTACGACTTCGCGCGGAACCAGCTCCTTCCGCAGCTCGACTTCAACGCGCAGTACGGGTACGCGGGCCTCGGCGGTCCGTTCCACGTGCTCGACGCGAACAACAACCCGACGGGCGTCGTGATCCCCGGCGACTACGGCGACGCTCTGAGCCAGATCTCGCACACCGATTTCCGCCACTGGACCGTGGGGGTGAACCTCTCGGTGCCGATCCTGAACCGGACGGCGAAGGGCGCCGCCGGCGTCGCCCGGTGGTCCCTCGAGGGGTCGCTCGCGTCGCTCGAGCAGCTCAGGCAGAATGTGACGGTGGAGGTCCGCAACGACGCCCGCGCGATCGAGACGGCCCGCGAGTCCATCGCGGCGGCGGGGAAATCGCGCGAGCTCGCGGAGCGCAACGTCGATGCCGCCAAGAAGAAGTACGACAACGGCCTCGTCACGGCGTTCGAAGTCCTCTCCGTCCAGAACGATCTCGCGACGGCGCGCAGCGCGGAGCTCCAGGCGCTCACGCAGTACCGCGACGCGATGGTCGCCTACCACAAGGCGATCGGCGACCTCCTCGCGTG
- a CDS encoding oligopeptide/dipeptide ABC transporter ATP-binding protein — protein MSGALLRVEGISKTYAASGAFGAGKRAEALDGVSFDLSAGEALAIAGESGSGKTTLGLIVARLEEPTRGAILLDGEDWLALSGRALRRARRNVQIVFQDPATSLDPRMRAGDSIAEPLRALCGLSGPALRSRVAALLGEVGLEPSAARRYPREFSGGERQRIAIARAIAPGPRIVVCDEPVAALDASARARVLNLLLDLRERTGVAYLFISHDMDAIRTVADRVAVLYGGRLVEEAPAADFFSGPRHPYSAALLAGRAIPGEPPDPASLPPGCRFHPRCPSARSRCSQEEPPLAAEPEGRRAACFFPSEQAEKTKLSGADRVIG, from the coding sequence ATGAGCGGCGCGCTCCTCCGGGTCGAGGGGATTTCGAAGACGTACGCCGCGTCCGGCGCCTTCGGCGCGGGAAAGCGCGCCGAAGCGCTCGACGGCGTGTCGTTCGACCTTTCCGCGGGAGAAGCGCTGGCGATCGCCGGGGAGTCGGGAAGCGGGAAGACGACGCTCGGACTGATCGTCGCGCGTCTCGAGGAGCCGACGCGGGGCGCGATCCTCCTGGACGGAGAGGACTGGCTCGCGCTCTCGGGTCGGGCGCTCCGGCGCGCGCGCCGAAACGTGCAGATCGTCTTCCAGGATCCCGCCACGTCTCTCGATCCCCGCATGCGCGCGGGGGACTCGATCGCGGAGCCTCTCCGCGCGCTCTGCGGCCTCTCGGGCCCGGCGCTCCGGAGCCGGGTGGCGGCGCTCCTCGGCGAAGTCGGGCTGGAACCGTCGGCCGCCCGCCGGTACCCGCGGGAATTCTCCGGCGGAGAGCGGCAGCGGATCGCGATCGCGCGCGCGATCGCGCCCGGGCCGCGGATCGTCGTCTGCGACGAGCCGGTGGCGGCGCTCGATGCGTCGGCGCGCGCGCGCGTGCTGAACCTGCTCCTCGACCTGAGGGAACGGACGGGCGTCGCCTACCTCTTCATCTCGCACGACATGGACGCGATCCGGACCGTCGCCGACCGCGTGGCCGTGCTCTACGGAGGGCGGCTCGTCGAAGAGGCGCCCGCCGCCGATTTCTTTTCGGGGCCTCGCCATCCGTATTCCGCGGCGCTGCTCGCGGGGCGGGCGATTCCCGGAGAGCCGCCCGATCCCGCGTCGCTCCCGCCGGGGTGCCGTTTCCATCCCCGTTGTCCCTCCGCGCGCTCCCGATGCTCTCAGGAAGAGCCGCCGCTCGCGGCAGAGCCGGAAGGACGGCGCGCCGCTTGCTTTTTTCCGTCGGAACAGGCAGAAAAGACGAAACTTTCCGGCGCGGATCGCGTAATCGGATAG